One window of the Catenulispora sp. MAP5-51 genome contains the following:
- a CDS encoding IclR family transcriptional regulator — MDNSSGVGVLDKAAVVLSALEAGPTTLAGLVTATGLARPTAHRLAVALEHHRLVSRDMQGRFILGPRLQELASAAGEDRLLAAAGPVLAALRDHTGESAQLYRRQGDLRVCVAAAERMSGLRDTVPIGSALPMTAGSAAQILLAWEEPDRLHRGLQGARFTATTLAGVRRRGWAQSVAEREQGVASVSAPVRGPNNRVIAAVSVSGPIERLTRQPGRLHAQSVVEAAARLSEAVKRGS; from the coding sequence ATGGACAACTCTAGCGGAGTCGGCGTCCTGGACAAGGCCGCCGTCGTACTCAGCGCCCTGGAAGCGGGCCCGACCACATTGGCGGGCCTGGTCACGGCCACCGGATTGGCGCGCCCGACCGCCCACAGGCTGGCCGTGGCCCTTGAGCATCACCGTCTCGTATCCCGGGACATGCAGGGCCGCTTCATCCTCGGCCCCCGTCTGCAGGAACTGGCCTCGGCGGCCGGCGAGGACCGGCTCCTGGCCGCCGCCGGACCGGTCCTGGCGGCCCTGCGGGACCACACCGGGGAGTCCGCGCAGCTCTACCGCCGCCAGGGCGACCTGCGGGTCTGTGTGGCCGCCGCGGAGCGGATGTCGGGGCTGCGCGACACCGTGCCGATCGGCTCGGCGCTGCCGATGACCGCCGGCTCGGCGGCGCAGATCCTGCTGGCCTGGGAGGAGCCGGACCGGCTGCACCGCGGGCTGCAGGGCGCGCGGTTCACCGCGACCACGCTGGCCGGCGTGCGCCGCCGCGGCTGGGCCCAGTCGGTGGCCGAGCGCGAGCAGGGTGTGGCGTCGGTCTCGGCACCGGTGCGCGGGCCCAACAACCGGGTCATCGCCGCGGTGTCGGTGTCCGGCCCGATCGAGCGGCTGACCCGCCAGCCCGGCCGGCTGCACGCGCAGTCGGTGGTGGAGGCCGCGGCCCGGCTCAGCGAAGCCGTGAAGCGCGGCTCGTAG
- the leuC gene encoding 3-isopropylmalate dehydratase large subunit produces the protein MSHTLAEKVWADHVVRSADGEPDLLYIDLHLLHEVTSPQAFDGLRQANRAVRRPDLTIATEDHNTPTLEIDKPIADPVSRLQIETLRKNCADFGVRIHSLGDAQQGIVHVVGPQLGLTQPGMTVVCGDSHTSTHGAFGALAFGIGTSEVEHVLATQTLPLKPFKTMAVTVTGELAEGVTAKDIVLAVIAKIGTGGGQGYVLEYRGDAIEKLSMEGRMTVCNMSIEAGARAGMIAPDETTFAYLKGRAHAPQGADWDAAVEYWKTLRTDDGAAFDAEVVIDGDALTPYVTWGTNPGQGLPLSASVPDPETDFAAETDKVAARKALEYMGLEAGTPLREIKVDTVFLGSCTNGRLEDLRAAAAVIKGRKVAEGVRMLVVPGSARVRLEAEAEGLHEVFTEAGAEWRFAGCSMCLGMNPDQLAPGERSASTSNRNFEGRQGKGGRTHLVSPLVAAATAVRGTLSSPSDLAA, from the coding sequence ATGTCCCACACCCTGGCCGAGAAGGTGTGGGCGGACCATGTGGTCCGCTCGGCCGACGGCGAGCCCGACCTGCTCTACATCGACCTGCACCTGCTGCACGAGGTGACCTCGCCGCAGGCCTTCGACGGGCTCCGTCAGGCGAACAGGGCCGTGCGCCGCCCCGACCTCACCATCGCCACCGAGGACCACAACACCCCCACGCTGGAGATCGACAAGCCGATCGCCGACCCGGTGTCCCGGCTGCAGATCGAGACGCTGCGCAAGAACTGCGCCGACTTCGGGGTGCGCATCCACTCCCTGGGCGACGCCCAGCAGGGCATCGTGCACGTCGTCGGGCCGCAGCTGGGCCTGACCCAGCCCGGCATGACCGTGGTGTGCGGCGACTCGCACACCTCCACCCACGGCGCCTTCGGCGCGCTGGCCTTCGGCATCGGCACCAGCGAGGTCGAGCACGTGCTGGCCACGCAGACGCTGCCGCTCAAGCCGTTCAAGACGATGGCCGTCACGGTCACCGGCGAGCTGGCCGAGGGCGTCACGGCCAAGGACATCGTCCTCGCGGTCATCGCGAAGATCGGTACCGGCGGCGGCCAGGGCTACGTCCTGGAGTACCGCGGCGACGCCATCGAGAAGCTGTCGATGGAGGGCCGGATGACGGTCTGCAACATGTCCATCGAGGCCGGCGCCCGCGCCGGGATGATCGCCCCGGACGAGACCACGTTCGCCTACCTGAAGGGCCGTGCGCACGCGCCGCAGGGCGCCGACTGGGACGCCGCGGTCGAGTACTGGAAGACGCTGCGCACCGACGACGGCGCGGCCTTCGACGCCGAGGTCGTCATCGACGGCGACGCGCTGACCCCGTACGTCACCTGGGGCACCAACCCCGGCCAGGGCCTGCCGCTGTCGGCCTCGGTGCCGGACCCGGAGACCGACTTCGCCGCGGAGACCGACAAGGTCGCGGCCCGCAAGGCGTTGGAGTACATGGGCCTGGAGGCCGGCACGCCGCTGCGCGAGATCAAGGTGGACACGGTCTTCCTCGGCTCGTGCACCAACGGCCGCCTGGAGGACCTGCGCGCCGCCGCCGCCGTCATCAAGGGCCGCAAGGTCGCCGAGGGCGTGCGGATGCTGGTGGTGCCCGGTTCGGCGCGGGTGCGGCTGGAGGCCGAGGCCGAGGGCCTGCACGAGGTGTTCACCGAGGCCGGCGCCGAGTGGCGGTTCGCCGGCTGCTCGATGTGCCTGGGCATGAACCCCGACCAGCTGGCCCCCGGCGAGCGCTCGGCGTCCACGTCCAACCGCAACTTCGAGGGGCGCCAGGGCAAGGGCGGACGCACCCACCTGGTGTCGCCGCTGGTGGCCGCCGCCACCGCTGTCCGGGGCACGCTGTCGTCCCCGTCGGACCTGGCCGCCTGA
- the leuD gene encoding 3-isopropylmalate dehydratase small subunit: protein MEKFTTHTGRALPLRRSNVDTDQIIPAVYLKRITRTGFEDGLFAAWRADPEFILNQEQYQDVSVLVAGPDFGTGSSREHAVWALKDYGFKVVLSARFADIFRGNSAKDGLLTAVLKQEDIEILWKLVEENPELEVTVDLQAREVRVEGHVFTFEVDDYTRWRLLEGLDDISLTLRHGEEIDSFEQERPRFKPRTLPAAV from the coding sequence ATGGAGAAGTTCACGACGCACACCGGGCGCGCGCTGCCGCTGCGCCGCTCCAACGTCGACACCGACCAGATCATCCCGGCGGTGTACCTCAAGCGCATCACCCGCACCGGCTTCGAGGACGGGCTGTTCGCCGCCTGGCGCGCCGATCCGGAGTTCATCTTGAACCAGGAGCAGTACCAGGACGTGTCGGTGCTGGTCGCCGGCCCCGACTTCGGTACCGGCTCCTCGCGCGAGCACGCGGTGTGGGCGCTGAAGGACTACGGCTTCAAGGTGGTCCTGTCGGCCCGGTTCGCCGACATCTTCCGGGGCAACTCGGCCAAGGACGGCCTGCTGACCGCCGTGCTGAAGCAGGAGGACATCGAGATCCTGTGGAAGCTGGTGGAGGAGAACCCGGAGCTGGAGGTGACGGTCGACCTGCAGGCGCGCGAGGTGCGCGTCGAGGGCCACGTGTTCACCTTCGAGGTGGACGACTACACGCGCTGGCGCCTGCTGGAGGGGCTGGACGACATCAGCCTGACGCTGCGGCACGGCGAGGAGATCGACTCCTTCGAGCAGGAGCGTCCGCGGTTCAAGCCGAGGACGCTGCCGGCCGCGGTCTGA
- a CDS encoding HU family DNA-binding protein: MNKAQLIEAVADKLQASKKDAGDAVDAVLDAIIATVASGTKVSITGFGSFEKVKRPARTARNPRTGESVKVKASSAPKFKAGQGFKDMVNGDKKAPAAAKAAAKKTTAKATAKKAAPAKKAAVKATAAKAVAKKAAPAKKTAVKATAKKAAPAKKTTAARKTTPAKKTAAKKATVVKAAAKKAATAKKAPAKKATPAKKAAARPVAKKVAKAPAKKAAPAKRTTAKKAPAKKTAAKR; encoded by the coding sequence ATGAACAAGGCCCAGCTGATCGAGGCCGTCGCCGACAAGCTCCAGGCGTCCAAGAAGGACGCCGGGGACGCGGTCGACGCGGTTCTGGACGCGATCATCGCCACGGTGGCCTCGGGGACCAAGGTCTCCATCACCGGCTTCGGATCCTTCGAGAAGGTCAAGCGCCCGGCGCGCACCGCCCGCAACCCCCGCACCGGCGAGTCGGTGAAGGTCAAGGCCTCCTCGGCGCCGAAGTTCAAGGCGGGCCAGGGCTTCAAGGACATGGTCAACGGCGACAAGAAGGCCCCCGCGGCCGCCAAGGCCGCCGCCAAGAAGACCACCGCGAAGGCCACCGCCAAGAAGGCCGCCCCGGCCAAGAAGGCAGCGGTGAAGGCCACCGCCGCCAAGGCCGTCGCCAAGAAGGCCGCCCCGGCGAAGAAGACCGCGGTGAAGGCCACCGCCAAGAAGGCGGCCCCGGCCAAGAAGACCACCGCCGCCCGCAAGACCACCCCGGCGAAGAAGACCGCGGCGAAGAAGGCGACCGTGGTGAAGGCGGCGGCCAAGAAGGCCGCCACCGCCAAGAAGGCCCCGGCCAAGAAGGCCACCCCCGCGAAGAAGGCGGCGGCCCGGCCGGTCGCGAAGAAGGTCGCCAAGGCCCCGGCGAAGAAGGCCGCCCCGGCCAAGCGAACCACCGCCAAGAAGGCCCCGGCCAAGAAGACCGCCGCGAAGCGGTAG
- the cofC gene encoding 2-phospho-L-lactate guanylyltransferase — protein sequence MPRSDLSEHGADATVRTAGNTSWCLVVPVKRLGLAKTRLAGPGVPAPLRERLALAFAADTVTAALSAAHVAHAVVVSDDPRAAEVLTAIGATVVPDEPDAGLNAAFLFGAASARREFGTGMGIAACTADLPALRGPELDIALAQMDGETRSFIADAHDIGTTMLFAPPGVDLDPRFGGPSRASHTASGARELPPDRISSLRRDVDTAADLADALLLGVGPHTTAAWGARERVCSGV from the coding sequence ATGCCCCGGTCAGACCTCTCCGAGCACGGCGCGGACGCCACGGTCCGCACCGCAGGGAACACCAGCTGGTGCCTGGTGGTGCCGGTGAAACGACTGGGGCTCGCCAAGACCCGCCTGGCCGGCCCCGGCGTCCCGGCGCCGCTGCGCGAACGGCTGGCGCTGGCCTTCGCGGCGGACACCGTGACCGCCGCCCTGTCGGCGGCGCACGTGGCCCACGCCGTCGTGGTGAGCGACGACCCGCGGGCGGCCGAGGTCCTCACGGCGATCGGCGCGACCGTCGTCCCCGACGAACCGGACGCCGGATTGAATGCCGCATTCTTGTTCGGAGCGGCGAGCGCCCGCCGGGAATTCGGAACGGGAATGGGTATCGCCGCGTGCACCGCCGATCTCCCGGCATTACGCGGTCCGGAGTTGGATATCGCATTGGCACAAATGGACGGCGAAACCCGCTCTTTCATCGCCGACGCCCACGACATCGGCACCACGATGCTCTTCGCCCCGCCCGGCGTGGACCTGGACCCCCGCTTCGGCGGCCCGTCCCGCGCGTCGCACACCGCCAGCGGCGCGAGGGAGCTTCCGCCGGACCGCATCAGCTCACTGCGACGCGACGTGGACACCGCCGCCGACCTCGCCGACGCCCTCCTGCTGGGCGTCGGCCCGCACACGACAGCGGCCTGGGGCGCACGGGAACGGGTGTGCTCGGGTGTATAA
- a CDS encoding lysophospholipid acyltransferase family protein yields MSSSTPYRPPRKQGAAFRFIVVVMVPPLRVLMKRDWRGGENIPRTGGVVIAANHISHVDALAFGHYIYGNGRVPRFLAKSGVFKNKFVGRVLRAAKQIPVYRDTADAANALRDAIAAVSDGQAVAMYPEGTISRDPALWPMAAKSGAARIALTTGCPVIPVAQWGAQEILAYHEKKPHLLPRKRMIMLAGPPVDLDDLRALPQNADTLREATDRIMDAITELLAKVRGEEPPARRFVPADEADNDNEDGIENGLGNGLGNGIGTGAGTGAGIGGRGTGNGTENDNGVSAAADRTAARGDAEGDSGKQVESA; encoded by the coding sequence ATGTCCTCCAGCACCCCCTACCGGCCACCCAGGAAGCAGGGCGCGGCCTTCCGTTTCATCGTCGTGGTGATGGTGCCGCCGCTGCGCGTGCTGATGAAGCGGGACTGGCGCGGCGGCGAGAACATCCCGAGGACCGGCGGGGTGGTGATCGCGGCCAATCACATCTCGCACGTGGACGCGCTCGCCTTCGGGCATTACATCTACGGCAACGGCCGGGTCCCGCGCTTCCTGGCCAAGTCCGGGGTGTTCAAGAACAAGTTCGTCGGCCGGGTGCTGCGGGCGGCCAAGCAGATCCCGGTCTACCGGGACACCGCGGACGCGGCCAACGCGCTGCGCGACGCGATCGCCGCCGTGAGCGACGGCCAGGCGGTCGCGATGTACCCGGAGGGCACGATCTCGCGCGACCCGGCGCTGTGGCCCATGGCCGCCAAGAGCGGCGCCGCGCGCATCGCGCTGACCACCGGCTGCCCGGTGATCCCGGTGGCGCAGTGGGGGGCGCAGGAGATCCTGGCCTACCACGAGAAGAAGCCGCACCTGCTGCCGCGCAAGCGGATGATCATGCTGGCCGGACCGCCGGTGGACCTGGACGACCTGCGCGCTCTGCCGCAGAACGCCGACACGCTGCGCGAGGCGACCGACCGCATCATGGACGCCATCACCGAGCTGCTGGCGAAGGTGCGCGGCGAGGAGCCGCCGGCCCGGCGCTTCGTGCCGGCCGACGAGGCGGACAATGACAATGAGGACGGCATCGAGAACGGGCTCGGGAACGGGCTCGGGAACGGCATTGGGACCGGTGCCGGGACCGGTGCCGGGATCGGTGGCCGCGGCACCGGAAACGGTACCGAGAACGACAACGGTGTCAGCGCGGCGGCCGATCGGACCGCGGCGCGGGGCGACGCCGAAGGCGACAGCGGAAAGCAGGTAGAGAGCGCATGA
- a CDS encoding NAD(P)H-dependent glycerol-3-phosphate dehydrogenase, which yields MRRCAVFGTGMWGTAMSIVLADAGNEVVMVGRREAQIAAVNADHENPEYFPGVRLPDAVRATTDPGEALSGAEFAYLSIPAQTLRANLTAWKDLIDPDTVLVSLMKGLEVGTAKRMTEVIREVTGFGRERVAVVSGPNLSPEIARRQPAASVVASRDEDVALRLQAATNGPYFRTYTASDVTGVELGGVVKNVIGLAVGIADGMGFGDNTKATIITRGLAETARLGAALGADPYTFSGLAGLGDLVATCASPLSRNRSFGVHLGRGLTLEEAQAEVKQTVEGVKSCEAVLELADRHGVEMPIAETVVAIVHDGRAPAEMLKELMTRPLKAERHGH from the coding sequence ATGAGGCGTTGTGCCGTCTTCGGTACCGGTATGTGGGGCACGGCCATGAGCATCGTGCTGGCCGACGCCGGGAACGAGGTCGTGATGGTCGGCCGCCGCGAGGCGCAGATCGCCGCGGTCAACGCCGACCACGAGAATCCCGAGTATTTCCCCGGCGTCCGGCTCCCGGATGCCGTCCGCGCCACCACCGATCCCGGCGAGGCGTTGTCCGGCGCGGAGTTCGCCTACCTCAGCATCCCGGCCCAGACCCTCCGCGCGAACCTCACGGCCTGGAAGGACCTCATCGACCCCGACACCGTCCTGGTGTCGCTGATGAAGGGCCTGGAAGTCGGCACCGCCAAGCGGATGACCGAGGTGATCCGCGAGGTCACCGGCTTCGGTCGCGAGCGCGTCGCCGTCGTGTCCGGCCCCAACCTGTCCCCGGAGATCGCCCGCCGGCAGCCCGCCGCCTCGGTCGTGGCCAGCCGCGACGAGGACGTGGCGCTGCGCCTGCAGGCCGCCACGAACGGCCCCTACTTCCGCACCTACACCGCCAGCGACGTCACCGGCGTGGAGCTCGGCGGCGTGGTGAAGAACGTCATCGGCCTGGCGGTCGGCATCGCCGACGGCATGGGCTTCGGCGACAACACCAAGGCCACCATCATCACGCGCGGCCTGGCCGAGACGGCGCGCTTGGGCGCGGCCCTGGGCGCCGACCCCTACACCTTCTCCGGCCTGGCCGGCCTCGGCGACCTGGTCGCCACGTGCGCCTCGCCGCTGTCGCGCAACCGCAGCTTCGGCGTCCACCTCGGCCGCGGTCTGACGCTGGAGGAGGCCCAGGCGGAGGTGAAGCAGACCGTCGAGGGCGTGAAGTCCTGCGAGGCGGTGTTGGAACTGGCGGACCGGCACGGGGTGGAGATGCCGATCGCCGAGACGGTGGTCGCCATCGTGCACGACGGACGCGCCCCGGCGGAGATGCTCAAGGAACTGATGACGCGGCCGTTGAAGGCTGAGCGCCACGGGCACTAG
- a CDS encoding MFS transporter yields MVERGAGSGVDGEVASHGVPEHPQGWLRRALPDTGPQRALVMSSFVNRIGTGMFLATSALYFTVIVGIPARQVGTGLSIAGLAALLGSVPAGTLADRVGPRTVQLVTLAVQTVTMALFVVVHSWWAFTVVAALDYVADAANNAARGALIGRIGGERPALFRAKLRTFVSVGVVVGTLLAAVAIQIGTRQAYVTVILVNAVSYVVCALLLLRVPSFGPQPLPEGARRFAALADRPYAAFAVLNGLINLQAVVVTLLIPLWIASRTHIPHWAAAAVFGLNFVVGTALMQPVGRRIETTEQGGKALRVAGLAIAAGCVVLAGSDSGPRWSQTLVLFAGAAVLCAAGVWVTAAGFSLSFGLAPAHAQGQYQGLTLLGLDAAGAVGPALLTAVVLGLDGPGWVVVGVGFAAAGLTGPAVTRWAERTRPAEIAASA; encoded by the coding sequence ATGGTCGAGCGGGGTGCGGGATCGGGGGTGGACGGCGAAGTGGCCAGTCACGGCGTCCCGGAGCACCCCCAGGGCTGGTTGCGGCGGGCTCTGCCCGACACCGGACCGCAACGCGCGCTGGTGATGTCGAGCTTCGTCAACCGCATCGGCACCGGCATGTTCCTCGCGACCTCGGCTCTGTATTTCACGGTGATCGTGGGTATCCCGGCCCGCCAGGTCGGCACCGGACTGAGCATCGCCGGTCTGGCCGCTCTGCTGGGCTCGGTACCCGCCGGGACGCTCGCCGACCGCGTCGGGCCGCGCACCGTCCAGCTGGTGACACTCGCCGTCCAGACCGTGACGATGGCGCTGTTCGTCGTCGTGCACTCGTGGTGGGCGTTCACCGTCGTGGCGGCCCTCGACTACGTCGCGGACGCGGCGAACAACGCGGCCCGCGGGGCGCTGATAGGCCGCATCGGCGGCGAGCGCCCGGCGTTGTTCCGCGCGAAGCTGCGGACGTTCGTGAGCGTCGGGGTGGTGGTCGGGACGCTGCTCGCGGCGGTCGCGATCCAGATCGGGACGCGCCAGGCCTATGTCACGGTGATCCTGGTGAACGCGGTGTCGTACGTGGTCTGCGCGTTGCTGCTCCTGCGGGTGCCGAGCTTCGGGCCGCAGCCGTTGCCCGAGGGCGCGCGGCGTTTCGCGGCGCTGGCGGACCGGCCGTACGCGGCGTTCGCGGTTCTCAATGGTCTGATCAACCTGCAGGCGGTCGTGGTGACGCTGCTGATCCCGCTGTGGATCGCGTCGCGGACGCACATCCCGCACTGGGCCGCCGCCGCGGTCTTCGGGCTGAACTTCGTTGTGGGCACGGCGCTGATGCAGCCGGTGGGACGTCGTATAGAGACGACGGAGCAAGGCGGGAAGGCACTTCGCGTCGCCGGGCTGGCGATCGCCGCCGGATGCGTGGTGCTGGCCGGGAGCGACTCGGGACCGCGGTGGTCCCAGACGCTGGTGTTGTTCGCGGGTGCCGCGGTGTTGTGCGCCGCCGGGGTGTGGGTGACGGCCGCGGGCTTCTCATTGAGTTTCGGACTTGCTCCCGCTCACGCGCAGGGGCAATACCAGGGACTCACCTTGCTCGGGCTGGATGCGGCGGGCGCCGTGGGACCGGCGTTGTTGACCGCGGTGGTGCTCGGGCTCGACGGGCCCGGCTGGGTGGTCGTCGGGGTGGGCTTCGCAGCCGCCGGTCTGACGGGGCCGGCGGTCACCCGATGGGCCGAGCGGACACGGCCGGCGGAGATCGCCGCGTCCGCATGA
- a CDS encoding D-alanine--D-alanine ligase family protein: MSDQKRIRVAVVFGGRSSEHAISCVTAGSVLDALRNDGDPQRYEIVPIGIAADGRWVLADLPEGGALNLSITDGRLPGIGLPASAERANLVTMAGDPTARELTVHEPGAVPKSLGEVDVVLPLLHGPYGEDGTLQGLLELAGVPYVGSGVLASAVSMDKEFMKRLLAQAGFEVGPYEVVRPRDWGTEEGRAAVRLAVEELGYPVFVKPARAGSSMGITKVDAPEDLDQAIEAARRHDPKVLVEAAIVGREIECGVLEGVGPQDPAEASMPAELRVTGPHAFYDFQAKYLDGTTEVDIPARLSGEEIEDIRGQAVGVFETLGCEGLARVDFFYQESADGGPGRFIVNEINTMPGFTPTSMFPQMWQAAGLSYPELIARLIETALRRPEGLR, from the coding sequence ATGAGCGATCAGAAGCGGATCCGGGTGGCCGTCGTGTTCGGCGGGCGCTCCAGTGAGCACGCCATCTCCTGCGTCACCGCCGGTTCCGTCCTGGACGCCCTGCGCAACGACGGCGATCCGCAGCGCTACGAGATCGTGCCGATCGGCATCGCGGCCGACGGCCGCTGGGTGCTGGCCGACCTGCCCGAGGGCGGCGCTCTGAACCTGTCCATCACCGACGGCCGGCTGCCGGGGATCGGGCTGCCGGCCTCGGCCGAGCGCGCGAACCTGGTCACCATGGCCGGCGACCCGACCGCCCGCGAGCTGACCGTGCACGAGCCCGGCGCGGTGCCCAAGTCGCTCGGCGAGGTGGACGTGGTGCTGCCGCTGCTGCACGGCCCCTACGGCGAGGACGGCACCCTGCAGGGTCTGCTGGAGCTCGCCGGCGTCCCCTACGTCGGCTCCGGCGTGCTGGCCTCCGCGGTCTCCATGGACAAGGAGTTCATGAAGCGGCTGCTGGCCCAGGCCGGGTTCGAGGTCGGCCCGTACGAGGTCGTGCGGCCCCGGGACTGGGGGACCGAGGAGGGCCGGGCCGCGGTGCGGCTGGCCGTGGAAGAGCTCGGATACCCGGTGTTCGTCAAGCCGGCGCGGGCCGGCTCCTCGATGGGCATCACCAAGGTGGACGCGCCGGAGGACCTGGACCAGGCGATCGAGGCCGCGCGCCGGCACGACCCGAAGGTCCTGGTGGAGGCGGCGATCGTGGGCCGGGAGATCGAGTGCGGCGTGCTGGAGGGCGTGGGTCCGCAGGATCCGGCCGAGGCCTCGATGCCGGCCGAGCTGCGGGTCACCGGGCCGCACGCGTTCTACGACTTCCAGGCCAAGTACCTGGACGGCACCACCGAGGTGGACATCCCGGCGCGGCTGAGCGGCGAGGAGATCGAGGACATCCGCGGGCAGGCGGTCGGTGTCTTCGAGACGCTGGGCTGCGAGGGCCTGGCCCGGGTCGACTTCTTCTACCAGGAGTCGGCCGACGGCGGCCCGGGGCGGTTCATCGTCAACGAGATCAACACCATGCCGGGCTTCACGCCGACGTCGATGTTCCCGCAGATGTGGCAGGCCGCGGGGCTGTCCTACCCGGAGCTGATCGCGCGGCTGATCGAGACCGCGCTGCGGCGGCCGGAGGGGCTGCGCTGA
- a CDS encoding DUF3515 family protein, with protein sequence MTKRWIPAAAVATAAVLACVGGAWGYHVGRTGAVGVALPKTSDPHVLAACANLVKALPAEVEGGHLRGAAGPDAHAEQRAAAWGAPATVLRCGVSEPAAIVVGGPDYTPLSNQYVGIGDSTGTYQVNWLIEDHGDSVTFTTTDRAVYVEITVPYDGAAEKQNASNILVDLAPTIVKTVPTRSGRFVSDQDQSQQ encoded by the coding sequence ATGACGAAAAGGTGGATACCGGCCGCGGCTGTAGCTACAGCCGCGGTTTTGGCGTGCGTGGGCGGGGCGTGGGGCTACCACGTCGGGCGCACCGGCGCCGTCGGCGTCGCCCTGCCGAAGACTTCGGACCCGCACGTGCTCGCGGCCTGCGCGAACCTCGTCAAGGCCCTGCCGGCCGAGGTGGAGGGCGGGCACCTGCGCGGCGCGGCCGGCCCCGACGCCCATGCCGAGCAGCGCGCCGCGGCCTGGGGCGCGCCGGCGACCGTCCTGCGCTGCGGGGTGAGCGAGCCGGCCGCGATCGTGGTCGGCGGCCCGGACTACACGCCGCTGTCCAACCAGTACGTCGGGATCGGCGACTCCACCGGCACCTACCAGGTCAACTGGCTCATCGAGGACCACGGCGACAGCGTGACCTTCACCACCACCGACCGCGCCGTCTACGTCGAGATCACAGTCCCCTACGACGGCGCCGCCGAGAAGCAGAACGCGTCGAACATCCTGGTGGACCTGGCGCCGACGATCGTCAAGACCGTGCCGACCAGGTCCGGCCGGTTCGTCAGCGACCAGGACCAGAGCCAGCAGTAG
- a CDS encoding Lrp/AsnC family transcriptional regulator encodes MVQAYILVQTEVGKAGAVAQAIAELESGITTAEDVTGPYDVIVRAEAATMDELGRLVIAKIQVIEGITRTLTCPIVHFE; translated from the coding sequence GTGGTTCAAGCGTACATCCTGGTCCAGACCGAGGTGGGGAAGGCGGGCGCCGTGGCGCAGGCGATCGCCGAACTCGAGAGCGGGATCACCACCGCCGAGGACGTGACCGGGCCCTACGACGTCATCGTGCGCGCCGAGGCCGCGACCATGGACGAGCTCGGCCGGCTGGTGATCGCCAAGATCCAGGTCATCGAGGGCATCACGCGGACATTGACCTGCCCCATCGTGCACTTCGAATGA
- a CDS encoding thiamine-phosphate kinase, with product METIDDVGEFGLIARVQARLPLTSPDTLVPSGDDAAVLAAPDGRLAVSSDVLLEGRHFRRDWSGPRDIGHKAAAQNFSDIAAMGGVPTSLLLSMVLPGDLPVAWVEEFAEGVAAECAPLGAVVAGGDMVRGDLITISVTVLGTLQGRPPVLRSGARPGDTVAVAGRLGWSAAGLEMLLSGEKTGNESGDGAEQAGPGATTAGPQTPSEPQPADYLAAHRRPNPPYAAGPEAARAGATAMLDVSDGLLADLEHLAVASRVAVDVDSTLLLLTPGPRLDQMLTGGEDHALVATFAPDAALPGGWRRIGTVHEGGESGTVTVTVDGKAWDGPGGFSHFGHSA from the coding sequence GTGGAGACCATCGACGACGTCGGCGAGTTCGGGCTGATCGCCCGCGTCCAGGCGCGCCTGCCCCTGACCAGCCCCGACACCCTGGTGCCGTCCGGCGACGACGCCGCGGTGCTGGCCGCCCCCGACGGCCGCCTGGCCGTCAGCTCCGACGTGCTGCTGGAGGGCCGCCACTTCCGCCGCGACTGGTCCGGCCCCCGTGACATCGGGCACAAGGCCGCGGCGCAGAACTTCAGCGACATCGCCGCGATGGGCGGCGTCCCCACCTCCCTGCTGCTGTCCATGGTGCTGCCCGGCGACCTGCCCGTGGCCTGGGTCGAGGAGTTCGCCGAGGGGGTGGCCGCCGAGTGCGCGCCGCTGGGCGCCGTCGTGGCCGGCGGCGACATGGTGCGCGGCGACCTGATCACGATCTCGGTGACGGTCCTCGGCACACTCCAGGGCCGCCCCCCGGTCCTGCGCTCCGGCGCCCGGCCGGGGGACACCGTGGCGGTCGCCGGACGCCTCGGCTGGTCGGCGGCGGGACTGGAAATGCTCCTGTCCGGCGAGAAAACCGGTAATGAATCGGGTGATGGCGCGGAGCAAGCGGGGCCTGGCGCGACCACGGCCGGACCGCAAACCCCGTCGGAACCGCAGCCCGCTGACTATCTGGCCGCGCACCGCCGCCCGAACCCGCCGTACGCGGCCGGCCCCGAAGCCGCCCGCGCCGGCGCCACGGCCATGCTCGACGTCAGCGACGGCCTGCTCGCGGACCTGGAACACCTGGCCGTGGCCAGCCGGGTCGCGGTCGACGTCGACAGCACCCTGCTCCTCCTCACCCCGGGCCCGCGCCTGGACCAGATGCTGACCGGCGGCGAGGACCACGCGCTGGTCGCGACCTTCGCCCCGGACGCCGCCCTGCCCGGCGGCTGGCGCCGGATCGGGACCGTGCACGAGGGCGGCGAGTCCGGGACCGTGACCGTGACGGTCGACGGCAAGGCCTGGGACGGACCCGGCGGGTTCAGCCACTTCGGCCATTCGGCGTAA